GACTTTTCTTGTAAACCAGCTTGCCATCTGCCCCAAGGTAAACCCATTCACTTTTTCCGGGCTCCTTTTCTTTTTTGATGTCTCCGGCCCATACAAGAGCATTTGTGAGTAGTAAAAATAGCATTAAGCCTGTTTTTACCTGCGAAAATCTCGAATCAATACAGATCATAAATTATTGTTTTTTATCAGGGATAAAATCATGAAATTGCGCCATATCTAATGATATAGCTCACAACGAACTTACATAAGAACGATTGGTGTTTTATATAGAAAAATGGCTTTGTAATAAGCGATTTTAACATAAAGAAAATATGAATAGCAAATTTGACAGACAGCAGGAATTAGAAGACGACCTTATCCGGATCATACCCTTAAAAGCGGATCATTTTGAAGCTTTATATCAAGTGGCTTCAGATCCATTGATTTGGGAGCAACATCCCAATAAGGACCGTTATCGTCGTGATGTCTTTGAAACTTTCTTTGAGGGCGCATTAGCCTCAGAGGGGGCTTACCTGGTATTAGACAAGAAGACAGGAGCCGTTATTGGAAGTTCGAGGTATTATGATTTGGATGAAGCGCAAGGTGTTGTTGCTATTGGCTATACTTTTATTGCCAGACAATATTGGGGACAAAATTATAACCCGGCCCTTAAAAGACTCATGATCAATTATGCTTTTCAGTATCTGGATTCCGTTGTCCTGCATGTAGG
This is a stretch of genomic DNA from Candidatus Pedobacter colombiensis. It encodes these proteins:
- a CDS encoding GNAT family N-acetyltransferase; translation: MNSKFDRQQELEDDLIRIIPLKADHFEALYQVASDPLIWEQHPNKDRYRRDVFETFFEGALASEGAYLVLDKKTGAVIGSSRYYDLDEAQGVVAIGYTFIARQYWGQNYNPALKRLMINYAFQYLDSVVLHVGSQNLRSQKAVERLGAKKIDEQEVAYYGEPAKLNYIYQLTKADWISR